From Mobula hypostoma chromosome 8, sMobHyp1.1, whole genome shotgun sequence, the proteins below share one genomic window:
- the six2a gene encoding homeobox protein SIX2a isoform X2: MSMLPTFGFTQEQVACVCEVLQQGGNIERLGRFLWSLPACEHLHKNESVLKAKAVVAFHRGNFRELYKILESHQFSPHNHPKLQQLWLKAHYIEAEKLRGRPLGAVGKYRVRRKFPLPRSIWDGEETSYCFKEKSRSVLREWYAHNPYPSPREKRELAEATGLTTTQVSNWFKNRRQRDRAAEAKERENSENSNSNVSAGGHNQMNPSMNGNKNMLASSDEEKTPSQTPDHTSSSPALLLGSLGQSSNSSMQPLHSLAAPPGPSAVAVPNSDVIHHHALQDSMLNPMSSNLVDLGS, translated from the exons ATGTCGATGCTTCCAACTTTTGGTTTTACTCAAGAGCAAGTGGCGTGTGTGTGCGAAGTTCTCCAGCAAGGGGGTAACATCGAGCGGCTCGGCCGCTTCCTGTGGTCATTACCAGCCTGTGAACATCTGCATAAAAACGAGAGCGTTCTCAAAGCCAAGGCCGTGGTGGCTTTCCACAGGGGCAACTTCCGCGAACTCTACAAGATCTTGGAGAGTCACCAGTTCTCTCCGCACAACCACCCCAAACTGCAGCAGCTGTGGTTAAAGGCTCACTACATCGAAGCCGAAAAGCTGCGGGGGCGGCCGCTGGGGGCCGTGGGTAAATACCGCGTTCGGCGCAAGTTCCCATTGCCGCGCTCTATCTGGGACGGCGAGGAGACAAGCTATTGCTTCAAGGAGAAATCGCGCAGCGTCCTGCGGGAATGGTATGCACACAACCCGTACCCTTCGCCTCGGGAAAAGAGGGAGCTTGCCGAGGCTACCGGCCTCACCACAACACAGGTCAGCAATTGGTTCAAGAACAGAAGACAGAGGGACCGGGCCGCCGAAGCCAAAGAAAG AGAAAACAGCGAGAACTCGAATTCCAATGTTTCAGCCGGCGGCCACAACCAAATGAATCCTTCAATGAATGGGAACAAAAACATGCTAGCGAGCTCGGACGAGGAAAAGACTCCATCCCAAACGCCAGATCACACTTCGAGCAGCCCCGCACTGCTATTGGGATCTCTGGGCCAAAGCTCCAACTCCAGTATGCAGCCATTGCACTCTCTGGCCGCGCCCCCGGGTCCTAGTGCCGTAGCGGTACCC
- the six2a gene encoding homeobox protein SIX2a isoform X1 encodes MSMLPTFGFTQEQVACVCEVLQQGGNIERLGRFLWSLPACEHLHKNESVLKAKAVVAFHRGNFRELYKILESHQFSPHNHPKLQQLWLKAHYIEAEKLRGRPLGAVGKYRVRRKFPLPRSIWDGEETSYCFKEKSRSVLREWYAHNPYPSPREKRELAEATGLTTTQVSNWFKNRRQRDRAAEAKERYEENSENSNSNVSAGGHNQMNPSMNGNKNMLASSDEEKTPSQTPDHTSSSPALLLGSLGQSSNSSMQPLHSLAAPPGPSAVAVPNSDVIHHHALQDSMLNPMSSNLVDLGS; translated from the exons ATGTCGATGCTTCCAACTTTTGGTTTTACTCAAGAGCAAGTGGCGTGTGTGTGCGAAGTTCTCCAGCAAGGGGGTAACATCGAGCGGCTCGGCCGCTTCCTGTGGTCATTACCAGCCTGTGAACATCTGCATAAAAACGAGAGCGTTCTCAAAGCCAAGGCCGTGGTGGCTTTCCACAGGGGCAACTTCCGCGAACTCTACAAGATCTTGGAGAGTCACCAGTTCTCTCCGCACAACCACCCCAAACTGCAGCAGCTGTGGTTAAAGGCTCACTACATCGAAGCCGAAAAGCTGCGGGGGCGGCCGCTGGGGGCCGTGGGTAAATACCGCGTTCGGCGCAAGTTCCCATTGCCGCGCTCTATCTGGGACGGCGAGGAGACAAGCTATTGCTTCAAGGAGAAATCGCGCAGCGTCCTGCGGGAATGGTATGCACACAACCCGTACCCTTCGCCTCGGGAAAAGAGGGAGCTTGCCGAGGCTACCGGCCTCACCACAACACAGGTCAGCAATTGGTTCAAGAACAGAAGACAGAGGGACCGGGCCGCCGAAGCCAAAGAAAGGTACGA AGAAAACAGCGAGAACTCGAATTCCAATGTTTCAGCCGGCGGCCACAACCAAATGAATCCTTCAATGAATGGGAACAAAAACATGCTAGCGAGCTCGGACGAGGAAAAGACTCCATCCCAAACGCCAGATCACACTTCGAGCAGCCCCGCACTGCTATTGGGATCTCTGGGCCAAAGCTCCAACTCCAGTATGCAGCCATTGCACTCTCTGGCCGCGCCCCCGGGTCCTAGTGCCGTAGCGGTACCC